A region from the Bactrocera dorsalis isolate Fly_Bdor chromosome 1, ASM2337382v1, whole genome shotgun sequence genome encodes:
- the LOC105227200 gene encoding ATP-dependent RNA helicase glh-1 gives MKLFVVLSAIVAVGCAMPQFGGANANSEASANSEGGFGNQPGYGGGFGGNPGFGGGFGGNNAFGGGYGGNPGFGGGFGGNPGFGGGYGGNRGFGGGFGYNPSYGGAPSFGNSNSKADASASANSSGGGFGGSSANAVADASSNGFGGANSNANANANAIANSFGK, from the coding sequence ATGAAATTGTTTGTCGTCCTTTCAGCAATCGTAGCGGTTGGTTGTGCTATGCCGCAATTCGGCGGCGCCAATGCTAACTCTGAGGCCAGTGCGAATTCTGAAGGAGGTTTCGGAAACCAACCTGGTTATGGTGGTGGCTTTGGCGGAAATCCTGGCTTTGGAGGCGGTTTTGGTGGAAATAATGCCTTTGGTGGCGGTTATGGTGGAAATCCTGGTTTTGGAGGCGGTTTTGGTGGAAATCCTGGCTTTGGCGGCGGTTATGGCGGAAATCGTGGATTCGGGGGAGGTTTCGGTTACAATCCCAGTTATGGTGGTGCGCCTAGCTTTGGCAATTCCAATTCCAAAGCCGATGCCAGTGCCAGTGCTAATTCCAGCGGCGGTGGATTCGGTGGAAGTTCTGCCAATGCAGTCGCTGATGCTAGCTCTAATGGCTTCGGTGGTGCCAATTCCAACGCCAACGCCAACGCAAACGCCATTGCAAACAGCTTtggaaaataa